A genomic window from Triticum urartu cultivar G1812 chromosome 7, Tu2.1, whole genome shotgun sequence includes:
- the LOC125525214 gene encoding uncharacterized protein LOC125525214: MSGHGRRLATDCWKEMKTAVINDTWLPMLKLPYHCLCCSYKEIGKDAWQCVQCWTPLSLTVLLLWLLYRPDRFHPTVDSASLASLDLNGNSLRYNLTVDLSCRNSNRLSISYLDVGASASYNGTSLGLAGNSLPGSFRQGPKNTTVLHAVFQGMVMVADVQVQEGLAKELERERGSGAMHVRVRVDLTIMYKVIVKEIFFNSYECYLPFTPLPNAVFLSNSAPCFRV; this comes from the coding sequence ATGTCGGGGCACGGCCGGAGATTGGCCACGGATTGCTGGAAGGAAATGAAGACGGCGGTGATCAATGACACGTGGCTGCCGATGTTGAAGCTGCCGTACCACTGTCTGTGCTGCAGCTACAAGGAGATCGGGAAAGACGCGTGGCAGTGCGTCCAGTGCTGGACGCCGCTCAGCCTCACCGTCCTCTTGCTCTGGCTCCTCTACCGCCCCGACCGCTTCCACCCCACCGTCGACTCCGCCTCCCTCGCCTCCCTGGACCTCAACGGCAACTCCCTCCGGTACAACCTCACCGTCGACCTCAGCTGCCGAAACTCCAACAGACTGAGCATCAGCTACCTCGACGTGGGTGCCAGCGCCTCCTACAACGGCACCAGCCTTGGTCTGGCCGGGAACTCGCTCCCGGGTTCCTTCCGGCAGGGACCCAAGAACACGACGGTGCTGCACGCGGTTTTCCAGGGCATGGTCATGGTGGCTGACGTGCAAGTGCAAGAGGGGTTGGCCAAGGAGCTGGAGAGGGAGCGGGGCTCTGGGGCGATGCATGTGAGGGTGCGCGTGGATctcaccatcatgtacaaggtgATTGTGAAGGAGATCTTCTTCAACAGCTATGAGTGCTACCTACCATTCACCCCGCTGCCGAATGCCGTCTTCCTCAGCAACAGCGCGCCGTGCTTCCGCGTTTGA